The stretch of DNA GACGACCCGCTCGGCGAAAGCACATCCTATATCGAGGCAGGAGGCAAATCCTATCTGAAATACACCGCTGAACTGCGCATTCCCATCGCGCCCAATCCGACCATTTTTGCCCTGCTTTTCGCCGAGGCGGGCAAAACCTGGTCCAGTTTCCGCCTTGCCAATCCCTTCGCCATGAAGCGCTCGGTCGGCATCGGTGGACGCGTCTATATGCCCATGATCGGCATCATCGGCTTCGATTACGGCTACGGGTTCGACCGGGTGGATGCCCTGGGGAACCCCGACCCCAAATGGAAGATGCACTTCGTCTTTGGACGAAGCTTCTGACGGAAATCATTATTCCACTTACATACCCAATACCAGGAGGTAATCGTGAAAAAAATGCAATGGGTTCTTGTCACCGCGGCCGCGCTGGTTTTTTGCGCCGGCGCCGCCTCTGCGCAGAAACTGGCCTACATCAACTCGCAAAAGATCATCGCGACCTACAAGGAAGCCCAGGATGCCCAGGAGCGCCTGAACAAGATCAGCGCCGGTTGGGAAGAAGAGGCCAAACTGATGCAAAAGCAGTTCCAGGACCTCGGCGAGCAGCTGGAATCCCAATCCCTGCTCCTGAGCGATGAGCGCAAACAGGAGAAGCAGCAGGAACTGCAAAGCCTTTACATGAAGATCCAGCAGTACCAGTCGGAAAAGTGGGGCCAGAACGGCGAACTCTACAAGAAACAGGAAGAGATGATGCAGCCTATTTTTGACAAGATCAATGCGGCTATCAAAAAGATCGCCTCTGAGCAAAGCTATGATTTTGTCTTCGATAGCGTCAACGGCAATATCGTTTACGCCAGCCCGAAGCAGATCGATCTGACCGATGAGGTTCTCGCCGAGCTGGAGAAGGGCCTCCCAGCCAAGACGACACCGACGCCCGCCAAGACGTCCAGGTAGCATACCCCGGTCCGCACCGCCGGCCATGCCCGGCCGGCGGTATCAGGACCCGATACGACACGGACACCCCCAAGAGAGCGGTCCCGGCCCTGGCCGGGAACGGCGCTGGCACGGCCGGACCTCCGCTCTCTCCCAGGTGTGCCGTGTTTCGGCTTTTATGACGCCGCCGCCGCACGCCGCAGCCGGAGCGGTGGAATTAGTCGCCCATCCCCATTGTTTCATCCAGCGGAGAGCTTTTTAAGGATTGCATATGGCCTATCGTCTTGCAGAGATCGCAGCCTGGGTTGGCGCCGTCATCGATGGCGATGACACCCTTGAGATCACCGGACTGGCCAAGATCGAGGAGGCTCAGGACGGCCAGCTCTCTTTTATCGCCAATCCCAGATACGAAAAATACATCGATGAGACAGGCGCTTCAGCGGTGCTGGTCGCCGAGAACTTTCCAGCTTGCGGCAAAACCCTGCTGCGCTGCGCCGATCCCTACTACGCCTTTCTCCAGGTGGTTGAACGCCTCTATGGCGGTCCCCCGGCACTCCCCGCCGGCATCCATCCGACAGCGGTTATCGGCGAGGGGTGCCAGATCGGCCCCGATTGCGCCGTCGGGCCCTTGGTCGTTCTCGGCCGCAACTGCCGCCTCGGCCCCCGTGCTCAGCTTCATCCCGGGGTCGTCCTCGGCGATGAGGTGCAGATCGGCGAAGATTCGGTGCTCTACGCTAATGTCTCGGTGCGCGAACGCTGCCGGATCGGCGCGCGCGCAATCGTTCACTGTGGCGCCGTTATCGGCTCGGATGGCTTTGGCTTTGCCTTCAAGGAGGGGTGCTATCACAAGATCCCGCAGACCGGGATCGTGATCGTCGAGGACGATGTCGAGATCGGTGCCAACACCACCATCGACCGTGCCACCCTGGGGGCGACCGTCATTCATGCCGGGGTCAAGCTCGACAACCTCATCCAGGTTGCTCACAATGTCGAGATTGGCAGCCATACCGCCATCGCCGCACAGGCGGGGATTTCGGGCAGTTCCAAGGTGGGCGCTTATGTCCGGATGGGGGGACAGGTTGGAATATCCGGCCATCTTCATATCGGCGATCGTGTGGTCCTCGGCGGCCAGGCCGGGGTGACCAAGGATATCCCCGAGGGGCTCTTTTATTCAGGCTACCCCGCGCGGCCGCACATGCAGGCCATGCGGGAAGAGGCCGGATTGGCCCGGCTCCCGGAGCTGCTGAAACGGGTCAAACAGCTCGAAAAAGAGGTCGCCGCTTTGTCCCATTCGGCGGACGCGCATCGCGAAGCACCGTGCGACCAGGCACGGCATGGAAATCTGGAGGATGAATGATTAAAAATCAGCGCACGATTAAACACCCCGTCTCCTATGCCGGCGTCGGACTCCACACCGGCAATAAAACCAAAATCACCTTCGTCCCCGCTCCGGCCAACACCGGCATCCTTTTCCGCCGCGTGGACATGCCAGACAGCCCGGTCATCCCGGCCGATGTCGATCACGTCATCGATATCTCACGCGGCACCACCATCGGCATCGGCGAGGCCCGAGTCCACACCGTCGAGCATGTCCTCGCCGCCGTCAGCGGCCTCGAAATCGACAACCTCATTTGCGAGGTCGACGGCAACGAGCCGCCGGTAGGTGACGGCAGCGCCCTGCCTTTCGTCGAGATCTTGCTCAAGGCCGGATTCGATGAACAGGATTCGCCGCGTGATTACCTGGTGATCGATAAAACCATTGCCTATCGCGACGCCGAGCGTGGCATCGACATCGTCGTCTTTCCCTCCGACGAGTTCCGTATCACTTTCATGGTCGATTATAAAAACCCGGCCCTGGGCACGCAATATACAGCGATGTACTCCCTCTACGAAGAGTTCGCCACCGAGTTCGCGGCCGCCCGCACCTTCTGCTTTCTCAGCGAGGTCGAGCAGCTGCGCAGGGCCAATCTCATCCGCGGCGGCGCCCTCGACAACGCCGTGGTCATCATCGACCGCGAAATGAGCGAGGATGAACTCGGCGAACTGCGTGAACTCTTCGAAATCGACGAAAAGGTCACCCTCTCCACCAACGGCATCCTTAACGGCAAGACCCTGCGCTACCCCAATGAGCCGGTGCGCCACAAGGCGCTGGATCTCATCGGCGACCTTGCCCTGCTGGGCATGCCCCTCAAGGCTCATGTCATGGCCGCCCGCTCCGGCCATGCCGCCAACGCCGAACTGGTCAAACTCATCCGCAAGGAATATAAAAAGAAACTGATCCGCTCCAAGTACAAGAGCGACAACAAGGGGGTCTTTCTCGACCAGGAGGCCATCCTCAAGATCCTACCGCACCGCTATCCCTTCCTCCTCGTCGACCGCATCATCGATCTGGTCCCGGAGGAGCACGTCATCGGCATCAAGAATGTGAGCTTCAATGAGCCCTTCTTCCAGGGACATTTTCCCGGCAAGCCGATCATGCCGGGGGTCCTGGTGGTCGAGGCGATGGCCCAGGTGGGCGGCATCCTCCTCCTCAACACGGAGACCGATCCCAATGCCAAGCTGGTCTATTTCACCGGCATTGACAATGTCCGTTTCCGCAAGACTGTCACGCCAGGTGACACCATCCGTTTCGAGGTCGAGCTGACCGCCAGCCGCCGCTCGATGTGCAAAATGGCGGGACGCGCCTTTGTCGATGACGAGTTGGTTTGCGAAGCCGAGCTGATGGCGGCCATCGTGGACCGCAACACTACGACGTCGGTGACGGAATAAACAACCGAGCACTCTGCAAAAAGCCTGTAAAGGACCCATCCCGTGACTGATATTCATCCTACTGCCCTGATCGACCCGCAAGCCCGGATCGGCGACAACGTCCAGATCGGCGCCTTTGCCATCGTTGAAGGCGATGTGGCCATCGGCGAGGGAACGACCATCGGGCCGCATACCCTGATCGCCGACGGGGCGCGCATCGGCAAGAATTGCCGCATCCACAACGGCGCCGTCGTCGCCACCTTACCGCAGGACCTCAAGTTCGGCGGCGAGGCGACCCTCTTTGAGATCGGCGATAATACAACCATCCGCGAATTCGCCACCCTCAACCGCGGTACCGCCGCCCATGGCAAGAGCTCCATCGGAAGCAATTGCCTGCTCATGGCCTATACCCATGTCGCCCACGATTGCACCGTCGGTAATAACGTCATCATGTCGAACGGCGTCCAGCTCGGCGGCCATGTCACCATTGAGGACTGGGCTATCATCGGCGGCATGACCCCCGTCCACCAGTTCTGCCATGTCGGCCAGCACTGCATGATCGGCGGCGGCTTCCGCGTCATCCAGGACGTTCCACCCTACATTCTGGCCTCCGAGGAACCGCTGCGCTTCTGCGGGCTCAATTCGATCGGCCTGCGCCGACGCGGCTTCAGCAGCGAGACCCTGCTGCAGCTGAAGCGGGTGTACCGCCTCCTCTATCGTTCGAACCTGAATGTCAGCCAGGCGGTGGAACGCATCAAGGCGGAATTTGAGCTGACCCCGGAGATTACCAACATCCTCCGTTTCATCGAAACCGCTGATCGCGGCATTCTCCATTGAACGGGAGCGGGAAGGGCGTGGAAGCATGGCGCTTTATCGACAGCGGCTTCGCGGACGGCTTTACCAACATGGCCGTCGACACCGCCCTGGCGCGGTGCCACGACGGGCGGCCCGTTTTGCGCGTCTATGGCTGGAAGCCCCCCGCCATCTCGCTCGGGCATCATCAGCGCCTGAATGACCTCGATCTGGAAAAATGCGGCCGGGACAATCTCGATGTCGTCTTTCGTCCTACCGGCGGGCGCGCCGTCCTTCACGCCGATGAGGTCACCTACGCGGTCATACTCGGCCCCGGCAGCCGCCTCTACGACCCCTGCATTCTGCCGCTCTACGAGCGCATCAGCGCCGGATTGACCGCAGCGCTCAGGCAGCTCGGCGTGGCCCTCGAATTCGAGCGCAACGCCCGCGCCCTGCCGCTGCGTGAAAAGAGCGGCCTCGACCGTCTCTGCTTCGCCTCCGCGATCCGCTATGAGCTGGGGCACGACGGCAAAAAGGCCATCGGTAGCGCCCAGCGCCGCTTCGGGCCGGTGGCCTTGCAGCATGGCTCAATCCTTCTTGGCGACGCGCATCTGCAGCTGGTGGACTATCTGAGCAGGAGGGAAGAGGGGTGGCAGCTCCAGGCGCGCCGGTTCATGCAGGAAAAAACCCTTTGCTTGAATGAAATCGCGCCCCGGCCGCTCGAATACAGCCAGGTTGCGGCCGCCTTGCGTGATGGTTTCGCAACCCGCTGGGGGATCTCTTTTTCCGATTCGGCGCTCAGCCGGGAGGAAGAGGCGGAAGCGCTGCGATGGCGCCAGATCTTCCGGGACCAAACCGCGATGGATGCGCAGCATGACTGAAAAACGGCTTGTCATTCTCGGCAGCACCGGCTCCATCGGCCTCAATGCCCTGCATGTGGTAGAACAAAAGCCGGAGCGCTTCCGGGTGGTGGCGCTCTCCACCCATCAGCAAATCGACCATCTGCTGCGTCTTGCGGCGCGACACCGACCTGCTGTGGTGGCGATCACTGGGGCTGCACCGGATCCCGATCAGCGCGCGGCCTTCCGGGCCCTTGGCGTGGAGATCTGGACAGGTTCCGATGCCCTGCGCCGCTTGTGCTCAGAGATGGAGTACGATCTGCTGGTCAATGCGGTCGTCGGGGCGGTCGGCTTTGTGCCAACCCTGGCGGCGGTTGAACTCGGACGCACGGTGGCTCTCGCCAACAAGGAGGCGCTGGTTATTGGCGGCGCCCTGGTGACGCGCGCAGCCGCCGCCAGCGGCACGACGATCCTGCCGATTGACAGCGAGCACAGTGCCATCTTTCAATGCCTTCGGGGCGAGGAAAACAAGGCGGTGGAGGAACTCCTCCTCACCGGGTCGGGCGGGCCGTTCCGCAGTTGGCCGGCCGAAGAGATGGGGATGGTCACGGTCGAGCAGGCCCTGAAGCACCCGAACTGGACGATGGGTCGCAAGATCACCATCGATTCCGCCACGATGATGAACAAGGGATTGGAAATCATCGAAGCCCACTGGCTCTTTGCCGTAGCGGCTGATCGCATCCGGGTGGTTATCCATCCGCAGTCGATCGTTCATTCGTTGGTGGCCTTTCATGACGGATCGGTCAAGGCGCAGCTGGGCGTACCGGACATGCGCGTACCGATTCAGCTGGCAATGACCTGGCCGGAGCGGCTGGATTCAGCTTTTCCACGTCTCGATTTTTATGAAATGCCGCCGTTGACCTTCGCCCGACCCGACGAGGACAAGTTCCCGGCCCTGGCCTTGGCGCGCGCGGCCCTGAGGGCCGGCGGCTCCGCCCCGGCGGTCCTCAATGCGGCCAATGAGGCGGCGGTGCACCTCTTTCTCGACAAACGGATCGGCTATCTCGACATCGCCCGGCTCATCGATGCCGCCCTGCAGGCTCATGTTTTGCAGAGCAGCCCGGATGCCGCCACCCTGCTCGAGGCCGACCGATGGGCGCGGACCTTCGTCGCCGCACGATACAGCCGGTGATGCTGCTCAGGCCCCCGCTCCGCAAATAACTACAACGGATTGATCAAGGGAGTTTACATGCTGTTAATCATGAGTTTGATGACAACCTATCTGCTGCCCTTCATTGCGGTTCTGGGCATCCTGATTCTCGTCCACGAGCTCGGCCATTTTCTCACAGCCAAAGCCTCGGGAATCCGGGTCGAGCGTTTCTCGATCGGCTTTCCGCCGCGGCTTTTCGGCAAGCAGATTGGCGAGACCGACTATTGCATCTCGGCCCTGCCGCTGGGCGGCTATGTCAAAATGTCGGGGATGATTGACGAGACCATGGATGCCGCGGGGGTAAAAGGGGAGCCCTGGGAGTTTATGTCCAAGCCCCTTTGGATCCGGGCGATCGTTCTTTTCGCCGGTTCCGCTTTTAATGTGCTTTTCACCATCGCGGTCTTTACCGTGAGCGTCTTCATCACCGGTGTGCCGCAACCGGTCGGCCCGGTCGTCGGCCGGGTTATAGAGAACATGCCCGCCCAGGCGGCCGGGATCCAGGCTGGCGACCGGATCGTCCGCATCGACCAGACTCCGATTACCGCCTGGGACGATCTGATCAAGATCATCCACAATTCTCCGGACAAGACGATAACCATCGAGTGGGAGCGCAACGGCGCACCGATGTCCGCGCAGATCACCCCCAAACTCGACAAGATGCTCGGCTACGGCCTGGTCGGCATCGATGCTAAAACCATCAACGTCCGCCCCGGCGTTTTCCGGGGCATCGCCCTCGGCTGGGAGTCGAGCTGGAACCTGACGCGCATGATGTTCCGCTCCTTCGGCATGCTCTTTTCGGGGGATGTTTCCGTCAAGGAGGGCCTGGCGGGGCCGGTGCGGATCGCGCAGATGACCGGCGAGACCGCCAAGGCCGGATTCGGCAGCCTGGTGATGTTCATGGCCCTGCTCAGTCTCAATCTGGGGATTATTAATCTTTTTCCCATACCCGGTCTGGATGGAGGTCACCTACTGCTGCTGGCGATCGAGGGGGTGATCCGCAAGCCGATCTCGACCCGGGTGCGGCTGATCGTCCAGCAGGTCGGCATGGCGCTGCTGCTGGCGCTGATGCTGTTTGTTATTTTTAATGATTTCTCCAATATATTCTAATCTCCAGCGTATACCGGCTCCTGCCCGCCCGGGCGGGAGTCGACCCCGCCCAACCACCTCCACCCTCGCGCCCACCCAACCCTACGCTTCCAACCGCCCCAAATACTTCTTGCAGATATCCCAAATAAATGTTAATTTTCACATTGAAAGAAAATTTCTTTCCAAAAATCCAGACCCTTTTTGCAACGGGAGGCGCTTTGGAACCCAAGAAAACCGCATTATATGACATCCACGTCGCGGCCGGCGGCAAGCTGGTCGAGTTCGCCGGCTATTATATGCCCATCCAGTATCGCGGCATCATCGAGGAGCATCGCCGTGTCCGCGCAACCGCCGGCCTCTTCGACGTCTCCCATATGGGCGAATTCTTCGTCAAAGGCCCCAATGCCGAGGCCTTTCTGCAAAAAATCACCATCAACGACGTCAGCAAGCTGGCCGTGCGGCAGGTGCAGTATTCCGCGATGTGCTATGAGGATGGTGGCATCGTCGATGATCTGCTGATCTACCGCTTCCCCGACCATTACCTGATGGTGGTCAACGCAGCCAACCTGGAGAAGGACTGGGCCTGGGCCAACCGCCACCTGATCGACGGCGTGACCCTGACCAATGAGAGCGACAACCTCTCGCTGCTCGCTCTGCAAGGGCCGATGGCGCAGCGGATCCTGCAGAAGCTGACCGCCCTCGACCTCAATGGCCTCGAGTACTATTGGCTGGATGAGGCGGAGGCCGCCGGAGTCCCGATGATGATCTCGCGCACCGGCTATACCGGAGAACTGGGTTACGAGCTGATGTTTGAAAACCGCCATGCCGTCCGGGTCTGGCAAGCGGTGATGGCGGCGGGAGCGGAGTTCGCCATCGAGCCGATCGGCCTTGGCGCGCGTGATACCCTGCGCCTGGAAATGAAATACTGCCTCTACGGCAACGACATCGACCAGACCACCAACCCCCTCGAAGCCGGGCTCGGCTGGATCACCAAACTCAACAAGGGCGAGTTCATCGGCCGCGAAGCCTTGCTGGCCGTCAAGGCCGCCGGCCTCAAGCGCAAGCTGATCGGGTTCGACATGCCCGGAAAGGCCTTCCCGCGCCATGGCTATGCGATCTGGAAGGACGGCGAACGCATCGGCACCGTCACCAGCGGCACCTTCGCGCCCAGCCTTGAAAAGGGCATAGGCACCGGCTACGTTCCGGCCGCGCTGGCGGCGGTCGGCACGCCGATCGAGATCGAGATCCGCAGCACCCGCATGCCGGCCGCGGTCTGCGAAACCCCCTTTTACAAAAAACAGTAACGGACGCCCGGCACCATGGCCAAGCGCATCAAGAAAAGAACGCCGGTCAAAGCCGAGCCGCTGCTCGACGCCCGCAAGCGCGAGGAGATGCTCGGCATTTTGCTGATTCTCTTCGGGCTTCTTCTGGCCATCGGCCTGCTGACCTATCAGAATGAGAATCCGCAGGATGTCAATCCCAGCCTGGTGAGGAACCAGTTGGGAATCGCCGGCGTCTATCTCTCCTGGGCCCTCATCCACGGGACCATCGGCTATCCGGTGGTCGTCCTGCCCTTCATTTTCATCGCCATGGGGATTTTCAAGCTCCTCGGGCGCCAGACCCTGCCGCTGCGGCATTGGGCTTGGTTTACTTTTCTGCTGGCGCTTTATATTTCCATGGGATTTGCAACCTGGCATTACATCCAGGGCGCGCCCTCTGCCCAGCTCTACGAGTATTCCGGTTTCATCGGCGTGCTCCTGGCGACCCTGCTGCGCAAGCTGATCGGCGTCACCGGTGCGGTCATTGTCCTGATCGGGCTGACGGTGATCAATATCGTCATCTTCACCTCGTTCTCCCTGCGCGAGCTTTATGCCAACCTATCGGCCGGTTTCTCGCGGCTGGGCGTGCGCATCAGCCAGAACATCCGTTCGATACGCGGCGTCAAGAGCAAGCCGGAGGTAGCCGTGAAGCGGTTCCGCGCCGCCGAGCCGCAGGGACCGGTCGTCACCCGGCCGCTGCCGATCGACCTCGCCGACGAGGAGGAGGAGCGGCCGCCGGTTCGGGTGGCGATGCCACAGCCGCCCGTGGCCGTGAAACTGCACGAACAACCCTGGCAGGAGGAGGAGAACGGAACAGAGAACGAGGAGGATGAGCTGGCTTCGGCCATCAAACCCGGCGGCCCCTATACCTTTCCACCCTTGAGCCTGCTGCAGCCGCCGGAGGAGACCGCCGAGCCGATTTCAGAAGAGGAACTGCGCGAAAAGGCCCGCCTGCTCGAGGCCAAGCTCGCTGATTTCGACATCCAGGCGCGTGTGACCGAGATCCACCCCGGCCCAGTGATCACCCGCTACGAGATGGAGCTGGCACCGGGCATCAAGGTGAGCCGCATCACCGGGCTCGCGGACGACCTGGCCATGGCCATGCGCGCCAAACGCATCCGCATCGTCGCTCCGATCCCCGGCAAGAACGCCATCGGCGTCGAGATCCCCAACGACGAGCCGCAGATGGTCTATCTGCGCGAGATCCTCGCCTCGACCGAGTTCCAGTCAGCGCGCTCCCCCCTCAGCATCGGCCTGGGCAAGACCATCTCCGGCGCACCCTACGTCACCGACCTGGCTTCGATGCCGCACCTGCTGGTCGCCGGCTCGACCGGCTCGGGCAAGAGCGTGTGCCTCAACACGATCATCACCAGTTTTCTCTACAAGGCCCATCCCGCCCAGGTTCAGCTGGTCCTGATCGATCCCAAACGCCTCGAGCTTTCCACCTACAGCCGCCTCCATCCTTACCACCTCTCCTACGTCGAGGGGGTTCGCGAGAAGGTGGCGACCACCGCCAAAAGCGCCATCGCTGTGCTACGCTCGGCCGAGCAGGAGATGGAGCGGCGTTACGACATGCTTGCCATCGCCGGCGTGCGCAATATCGAGGAGTACAACCAGCGCGCCGGCGAAGGACGCCTCCACACCGAGAGCGGGGCGGTAGCTCCGCCGCTGCACTATCTGGTGATCGTTGTCGATGAGCTCGCCGACCTGATGCTCACCTCCAGCGCCTCCAAGGATGTCGAGGAGCCGATCGCCCGCCTGACACAGATGTCGCGTGCGGTCGGCATCCATCTCATCGTCGCCACCCAGCGCCCCTCGGTCGATGTTATCACCGGCGTCATCAAGGCCAATTTCCCGGCGCGTATGGCCTTTCAAGTGGCCACCAAGGTCGACTCCCGCACCATCCTCGACATGAACGGGGCTGAGAAACTGCTGGGGAAGGGGGACATGCTCTTTCTACCGCCCGGCAGCGCCGAGCCGATCCGCATCCACAATGCCTTCATCAGCCTCGAGGAGATCGAGCGGGTCCTCAGCCACATTCACACCCAGCCGCCGGTGGTCAAGACGCCGCTGCCCGCCTACATCGACGAGGAGACAGCCGGAAGCGAGAGCGAGCGCGGGGCGGGCAACGGCCGCCGTGATCCCTTCTTCAACGAGGCCATGCGCATCGTGGTACGCACCGGCCAGGGATCGGTTTCGATCCTGCAGCGCCGCCTCAAGGTCGGCTATTCGCGCGCGGCGAGGCTCATCGACGAACTGGAGATGGCCGGTGTGGTCGGCCCCTTCGAGGGCAGCAAAGCGCGCGAGGTGCTGATGCGACCCGAGGATCTCGAGAATCTTTCCGGTGACAGCGTGAACGACGGCGATGAGGTATTTTAGCCGGCTGCCGGGAACGTTGGCGCCTTCAGGACGTATAACGACAAGGATAATCCTTTTACAAGATAGAGGGTGGAGTATGACAAGAAAACTGACAGCGCTTCTGGTTCTGGGCATGGCCGTCATCGCCGCGGCGCAGACGGCGTCCGATTTGCTCGGCAAGATCCAGAAAAAATATGAGTCCATGAAGAACGTGTGCGCCGACTATACTCAGACCTTTCACTGGGAGCTGGCGAACGAGACTCAGGTCTTCACGGGCCGCCTTTGCACGCACAACGGCGTGCAGTTCAAGATCGAGAATAACGATCAGACTATCATCACCGACGGCAAGACCATCTGGACTATGCCGCACGGCAACAACCAGGTGATCATCGACGACGCCTCCGAGAACGCCGGCGATAATCCCTTTCTCAAGTCCTTTTTGCAGAACTATGTCGACAACTACCGGAGCGAGCTGCTGGCGCCCGAGACCATCGCCGGGGCGCCGCATTACCATATCCGCTTGACCGCCCGCAGCGAGGACGAGTTCAACAGGGAGGTCGAAATCTGGGCGGACCAGAAGAGCCTGATGATGAACCGGATCAAGCAGACCGATCAGGACGGCAACAGCTCGGTCTATGAGATCAAGAACGTCGACCTCAATGCCAATCTCAGCGACGCCACCTTCAAACCCGTGATACCCGAAGGCTACGAAATCGTGGATATGCGCTGATGCGTCGCTTGCTGCTCCTGACGCTCCTGCTGCTGGCCGCGATGGCGCCGGCGATCCTGGGCCAGCAGCCCGTCACCACGGAACAGCCCCGGGCGGCCCAGTACTTTCTGGGCAGCCAGGATCAGGTGCTGATGGCGGTCAACGTCTGGGGATTCGTTTATAAGCCCGGCCAGTATATGGTCCCGTACGAGACCGATCTCATTTCGCTGCTCTCCTTCGCCGGCGGGCCGCGGGAGGAGGCGCGCATCAAGAGCATCAAGCTGGTACGCCCCGGCAGCGGCGAGGGCAAGGCCCAGGTCATCGAAATCGACGTCAAGGAGTATCTCGAAAAGGGGACAGCGGCGCAGATTCCGGTGCTGCGCCCCGGCGATACCGTGGTGGTCTCCGGTACCTCCCTGCATTTCATCAGCCAGTTTTTCGATTTTGCCGTGCGTATCGCCGCCCTGGTCCAGGTCTGGGCGCTCGTCGATTTTTACCGAAATAATTAGCTGTCCCCGCCAGAAAGAGGCAAAAGTACAGGCATCCATGAATCATCCATCCGCCCCTTCAACGCTTTCCGGCGGCAGCGCCCTGCGGCTCTTCCCGCCGCCCCGTCAGGAACGCCAGCTGACGGTTCACGATTATTTCCGCATCCTCTATCGCGGGCGCTGGGTCATTCTGATCTCCTTTCTCTCCGTTCTCGCCGCCACCCTCTATTACACCTTCACGGCCGAGCCTAAATATGAAGCCTCCGCCAAAATCATGGTGGAGCAGCAGGGCGGCGTGGGGCAGTCGCTCTTCGATTTCTCCACCATGATGAAAAAAGAAACCATGATCAACAACCAGGTGGAGATCCTAAAGAGCCGGACTCTGGCGGAGAATGTGCTGCAATCGCTGCGCACCTCGGAGCCGGCGGCGCGCCTCCGTCTTCTCGGCGCCGGTGGCGAGAGCGGCCGCGGCCTTTTCAAGGAGTGGTTCGGCAAGGGCGGCGCCCCCTCCCTGGACGACCCCCGCTTTTTCGATCTGGTGACCGAAAATCTGCGCAAACAACTCAGCATCGCCCCCATCCGCAACACCGATATGATCGAGATCCGCGTCACTGCGCCCTCGCCTTTTGAGGCCGC from bacterium encodes:
- the gcvT gene encoding glycine cleavage system aminomethyltransferase GcvT, whose protein sequence is MEPKKTALYDIHVAAGGKLVEFAGYYMPIQYRGIIEEHRRVRATAGLFDVSHMGEFFVKGPNAEAFLQKITINDVSKLAVRQVQYSAMCYEDGGIVDDLLIYRFPDHYLMVVNAANLEKDWAWANRHLIDGVTLTNESDNLSLLALQGPMAQRILQKLTALDLNGLEYYWLDEAEAAGVPMMISRTGYTGELGYELMFENRHAVRVWQAVMAAGAEFAIEPIGLGARDTLRLEMKYCLYGNDIDQTTNPLEAGLGWITKLNKGEFIGREALLAVKAAGLKRKLIGFDMPGKAFPRHGYAIWKDGERIGTVTSGTFAPSLEKGIGTGYVPAALAAVGTPIEIEIRSTRMPAAVCETPFYKKQ
- a CDS encoding DNA translocase FtsK 4TM domain-containing protein, translating into MAKRIKKRTPVKAEPLLDARKREEMLGILLILFGLLLAIGLLTYQNENPQDVNPSLVRNQLGIAGVYLSWALIHGTIGYPVVVLPFIFIAMGIFKLLGRQTLPLRHWAWFTFLLALYISMGFATWHYIQGAPSAQLYEYSGFIGVLLATLLRKLIGVTGAVIVLIGLTVINIVIFTSFSLRELYANLSAGFSRLGVRISQNIRSIRGVKSKPEVAVKRFRAAEPQGPVVTRPLPIDLADEEEERPPVRVAMPQPPVAVKLHEQPWQEEENGTENEEDELASAIKPGGPYTFPPLSLLQPPEETAEPISEEELREKARLLEAKLADFDIQARVTEIHPGPVITRYEMELAPGIKVSRITGLADDLAMAMRAKRIRIVAPIPGKNAIGVEIPNDEPQMVYLREILASTEFQSARSPLSIGLGKTISGAPYVTDLASMPHLLVAGSTGSGKSVCLNTIITSFLYKAHPAQVQLVLIDPKRLELSTYSRLHPYHLSYVEGVREKVATTAKSAIAVLRSAEQEMERRYDMLAIAGVRNIEEYNQRAGEGRLHTESGAVAPPLHYLVIVVDELADLMLTSSASKDVEEPIARLTQMSRAVGIHLIVATQRPSVDVITGVIKANFPARMAFQVATKVDSRTILDMNGAEKLLGKGDMLFLPPGSAEPIRIHNAFISLEEIERVLSHIHTQPPVVKTPLPAYIDEETAGSESERGAGNGRRDPFFNEAMRIVVRTGQGSVSILQRRLKVGYSRAARLIDELEMAGVVGPFEGSKAREVLMRPEDLENLSGDSVNDGDEVF
- a CDS encoding outer membrane lipoprotein carrier protein LolA, encoding MTRKLTALLVLGMAVIAAAQTASDLLGKIQKKYESMKNVCADYTQTFHWELANETQVFTGRLCTHNGVQFKIENNDQTIITDGKTIWTMPHGNNQVIIDDASENAGDNPFLKSFLQNYVDNYRSELLAPETIAGAPHYHIRLTARSEDEFNREVEIWADQKSLMMNRIKQTDQDGNSSVYEIKNVDLNANLSDATFKPVIPEGYEIVDMR